AAAAATTAATAACGATAAAACTATTTTATATGTTTTTCATCAAGCAAGAACAAATGATATTTTAAAACTAAAAGTTCTCAGAGATAATAACACTCTTTTTATAAATATAAAATTAGAACCAAAACCATGATAGAAAGATATACTCGCCCGGAAATGGGAAAAATTTGGGAAGATGAATTTAAATTTTCAACTTGGTTAAAAATAGAAATTTTAGCTTGCGAAGCTCGTGCTGAAATGGGCGAAATTCCTAATGAAGATTTAGAAATTATTAAATCCAAAGCAAATTTTGATGTAAAAAGAATTTTAGAAATTGAAGAAGAAACCAAACATGATGTAATTGCATTTCTTACGAATGTTGCGGAATATGTCGGTCCGGAATCTCGTCATATTCATTACGGAATGACTTCATCAGATATTTTAGATACAACACTTTCTTACCAAATGAAAGCTGCCGGCGAAATTTTATTAAACGATTTAGAAAAATTAAAAATTGCACTTAAGAAAAAAGCACTTGAATATAAAAAAACAGTTTGCGTTGGAAGAAGTCATGGAATTCACGCAGAGCCAACAACTTTCGGATTAAAATTTGCGCTTTGGTACGAAGAAACAAAAAGAAATATTTTAAGATTAAAATCTGCAATTGAAACTATAAGTGTGGGACAAATTTCCGGTGCAGTTGGAACTTTCGATCATCTTTCTCCAAAAGTTGAAGAATATGTTTGCACAAAAATGGGATTAAAACCAGCTCCAGTTTCAACACAAGTAATTCAAAGAGATCGTCATGCAGAATTTCTTTCAACATTGGCAATTATTGGTGCAACTTTAGAAAAAATTTCAATTGAAATTAGACATTTACAAAGAACTGAAGTTTTAGAAGCGGAAGAATTTTTTTCAAAAGGACAAAAAGGTTCATCGGCAATGCCTCACAAAAGAAATCCGATTGTTTCTGAACGCATAACAGGTTTAGCAAGATTGCTTCGCGGAAATGCATCTGCAGCTTTAGAAAATGTTGCACTTTGGCACGAAAGAGATATATCACATTCTTCGGTTGAAAGAATTATTGTTCCAGATAGTACAATTATCTTAAATTATATGTTGAATCTTATGATAAATTTGATTGATAATATTTTAATTTATCCGGAAAATGCAATTGAAAATTTGAATAAAACACGCGGATTAATATTTTCGCAAAAAGTGTTGTTAGCATTAGTTGAAAAAGGTGTTACACGCGAAGAAGCTTATAAAATTGTCCAAACATCAGCAATGAAAGTTTGGCAAGAAAAATCCACAAATTTAGAAACAGAATTAAATTCATCGAACGAAATAAAAAAATATTTATCGGTAGATGAAATTGAAAAAATTTTTGACACAAACGAAATGGTTAAAAATGTTGATTACATTTTTAACCGATCTATTGAAATAAAATAGAAAGATAATTCATATGAGAATTCTTTTTTCAATATTACTTGCATCACTCTTAATTTCATGTAGTCACACAAATGAAGTATTAAAAGTTGGAGAAAAAGCACCGGATTTTTCCTTACAAGATTCTAAAGGAAATGAGTTTACACTTTCAGATTATCGTAATGAAACTCCGGTAATTATTTATTTTTATCCAAAAGCAAATACTCCGGGATGCACAAAAGAAGCTTGTGGAATTAGAGATAATTATTCAAAATTTGAAGAAAGCGGAATCAAGGTCTTCGGAATTTCTACAGATTCAAAAGATGCAATTCAACAATTCATTGCTGATCACAATTTGAATTTCACGCTTTTATCAGATGAAAGTAAAGAAGTTTCGCAAAAATATGGTGTTTTGAATGAATCAGGAAAAGCGAATAGAATTACTTTTATTATTGATAAATACGGAAATTTATCAAATATCTTAAAAGATATAAATGTCGAAACTCATGCAGATCAAGTATTTGAATTGGCAAAAAAATTATTGTAATCAGCAATTATAAAATCTAAAACCTTTCAAAGATTATTGCATCATATAATTTGATTTATTGAGCTCTTGACAATTTTTTTTTACTTTCATATATTAGCACTCGTCTTTAATGAGTGCTAATTTTAAAAGGAGAAAAAAATGAAAGAATTCAAAATTAAACCTCTGGAAGACAGAGTAATAGTAAAACCAAATAACGCGGTAGAAAAAACAAAAGGTGGTATAATTTTACCGGATACTGCAAAAGAAAAACCAATTGAAGGAACAATTGTAGCAGCTGGTCCAGGAAGAATTAAAGATGACGGCAACAAAATTTTAATGAGTGTAAAAGTTGGTGATAAAGTTTTATACGGAAAATATTCCGGGAATGAAATTACAATAGATGACGAACAATATCTAATAATGCGTGAAAGCGATATTTTCGGAATCTTATCATAGATTTTAATTTTAACAAACAAAATAAAGAGGATAAAAATGGCAGCAAAAATAGTTGAATTTGGCACTGATGCTCGCGCTGATTTAAAAGTTGGCGTTGATAAACTAGCCAATGCAGTAAAAGTTACTTTGGGTCCAAAAGGAAGAAATGTAGTAATTGATAAAAAGTTTGGCGCTCCAACAATTACAAAAGATGGTGTAACAGTTGCAAAAGAAATTGAATTGGAAAATGCAACTGAAAATATGGGTGCTCAAATGGTAAAAGAAGTTGCTTCAAAAACCAGTGATGTTGCGGGTGACGGAACAACTACAGCTACAGTTTTAGCTCAAGCAATTTTTAGAGAAGGATTGAAAAATGTTACCGCTGGCGCAAATCCAATGGATTTAAAAAGAGGAATTGATATTGCTGTAACAAAAGTTGTAGAATATTTAAGATCAATTTCCAAAGAAGTTGGCGGTAAAGATGAAATTGCACAAGTTGGCTCAATTTCAGCTAATAATGATAAAGCAATCGGTGAATTAATTTCTGATGCAATGGATAAAGTTGGTAAAGATGGCGTTATCACAGTTGAAGAAGCTAAAGGAACTGAAACCGGATTAGAAATCGTTGAAGGTATGCAATTCGATCGTGGTTATTTATCGCCTTATTTTGTTACAGATTCTGAAACAATGGAAGCCATTTTAGAAAGCCCACAAATTTTAATTCATGATAAAAAAATCTCTTCGATGAAAGACCTTCTTCCTGTACTTGAAAAAGTTGCTCAAGCTGGAAGACCACTTTTAATCATTTCTGAAGATTTGGAAGGCGAAGCATTAGCTACTTTAGTTGTTAATAAATTAAGAGGTACTTTAAGAGTTGCTGCTGTAAAAGCTCCGGGATTTGGAGATAGAAGAAAAGCAATGTTGGAAGATATTGCAGTATTAACTGGCGGAACTGTAATTTCTGAAGAAAGAGGTTATAAATTAGAAAATGCAACTGTTGAATTTTTAGGAACCGCTAAAAAAGTTGTAATTGATAAAGACAACACAACAATTGTTGAAGGTGCTGGCGAAAGCGATGAAATTAAAAAACGAGTAAATGAAATTAAAGCTCAAATTGAAAATACAACTTCAGATTATGATAGAGAAAAATTACAAGAAAGATTAGCAAAACTATCTGGCGGTGTTGCAGTATTGAAAATCGGTGCAGCAACTGAAATAGAAATGAAAGAAAAGAAAGCAAGAGTTGAAGATGCTTTACATGCTACTAGAGCAGCTGTTGAAGAGGGTATTGTTGCCGGTGGTGGTGTTGCATTAGTTAGAGCAGCAACTGTTCTTGATGATTTAAAAGGTGCAAATTCGGATCAAACAACCGGAATTAAAATTGTACAAAAAGCAATGGAAGAACCTTTAAAACAAATCGTTAATAATGCTGGATTAGAAGGAGCAGTTGTATTGAATAAAGTTAAGGAAGGAAAAGATGATTATGGATTTGATGCTTCATCTGATGAATATGTTAATATGATTTCTGCTGGTATTATTGATCCAACAAAAGTTACAAGAACTGCTTTAGAAAATGCAGCTTCAGTATCATCATTGTTAATAACTACAGAAGCAGTAGTTTATGAAAAGAAAACTGAAGAAAAAGCTCCGATGATGCCTCCTGGTGGTATGGGTGGTATGGATGGAATGTATTAATGTTTGGTTTCAATCACATAAAAAAGCCCAACTTTCGTTGGGCTTTTTTATTGTACAATCAAAATTTTATAAATATGTTGCTTTAAATTTATCAAATTGAAAAATTCTTAATTTAGAACCTTCCAATTCTATCAATCCTTTTTTTGCAAATGAATGGAGTGTTCTTGAAATTGTCTCTCTTGAAGTTCCAGCCATATTTGCCAAATCTTGTTGTAAAGGAAGTTTATCAATTTCAACTGCACCGGAACGAATTCTGCCATGATCATTAGCTAATTGAACGATAACCGTTGCAACTTTTCCTTCTGCGTCTTTAAGTGAAAGAGATTTAATTTGCATATCAGCAGTTCTTAATCTTTTTGATAATTCTTGCATTAATGCAATTGAAATTTCGGGGTGTTCTTTTAGAAATTCTAAAAATTGATTTCGCTGTATAATAAATAATTCCGAGTCTTCAATAGCTGTTACAGTTGCAGATCTTGATAATCCATCAAGTAAAGCCATTTCGCCAAAAATATCTGCTTCGGAAAGTATATTTAATATTACTTCTCTTCCGTCATTACTTGTTCTTGTTACTTTTACTTTTCCGGTTATAATAATAAATAGTGCACCGCTTTCATCTTCTTCCATTAAAATTATTGTTTCTTTTTTAAATGCTTTCCTTACTCCAACTTGAGATATTTGTTCAATTGTTTCATCTGGTAAATCAGAGAAAATTGGAACATAATACAAAAAGTCAGATGATGATTTCATGTAACCCTCCCGAATGAGTGCACAACAAAATTATTACTAAACAAAAACAATTTTATTCTTTAATATATTATTTTATTTTGAAAATGTTTACAAATTTTTTCAAAACAAAATACAATTTGTAGAATTTCTTTAGTAGGATTTACTTTTTTTAGGGATTCTATTTTGAAGTATACTTTTTGCCGGTTCTTTGATTTGGTCAAGGTAAATATCACTTGAAATTTCTGGTATATGCATTAATGATTTTCTGTCAACAAATTCAATGCTCGAATCAAAATTATGTAATATTAATCCACTTCCAAAACGTTCAATTTTTTGATATGAAATTGGAATTATTTTTCTACCTCTTTTATTTAATAATCCGTACTTATTCCCTTTTTTAATTTTTGTAATTCCAAACATTCCATAAAAAGGAAAAAGTGAATCATACTTTTCGGAAGAAATTTCTTCCCCGTTTTCATTATAAATTTTCCAGAAAGAACCTTCTCTGGCAGCAATTAATTTTAAACCAAACGAAAGTCTAAAAACTTCATTAAACTGCAGAGGAAGAATTTCATTGCCATCTAAATCGTTAATTCCCCAAAGTTCATTTTCTTTAAAACGGATAGTATTTGATAGAATACCAATATATTGATATTTATTCTTCACATACATTTTTTTGGGTTGCATAACTTTTCCGTATAAGTTTAATTTCTATATTGAAAAATAAACTTTTTGAAAAAAATTTGTGTGAGTTACAACACTATATTTTATTGAAAATTATTGAGAAAGAAACCCATTTTTTTTACCCTTTCTCAATGAAAATATTTTAAAAAGATTATTTTAAGAAAATTTAAATTATTTAATTTTTTATAATTAATTTAGTTTTAAATAATTTATAATTCATTGCATCTGTTAGAGCCATTAAACTGGCTTCAATTATATTTTCAGAAAGTCCTACAGTTGACCAATTAATTTCGCCGTCGCTAGATTCAATCAAAACTCTAACTTTTGCTTTCGTCCCATTTTTATCGCCAAGAACTCTTACTTTATAATCAATCAATTTAATTTGTCCAATTTCTGGGAAAAATCTCATTAAGGCTTTTCTTAATGCACTGTCTAATGCATTTACAGGACCATTTCCATCCGCTGCAGTATGCTCAATTTCTCCATTTACTTCAACTTTTAAAACTGCTTCGGAATAGTGAATATTATTTTGATCTTGTAAAACATTAACTTTGGCATATTTCACCGAAAAGAACGGCTTATATTCTTTTAATTCACTTCTTAATAAAAGTTCAAACGTTCCTTCTGCACCGTCAAATTGGTAACCATCAAACTCCATTGATTTTAAATAATTCACAAAATTTTTGCTAAACTCTTTTTCTTCAGGAAGATTTATTCCAAATTCTTTTGCTTTATATCGAATATTACTTTGTCCCGATAAATCAGATACTACTACTCGTTGTTTATTTCCAACGGTTTTCGGATCTAAATGTTCATACATTCTACTGTCTTTTAAAACTGAGCTAACGTGAATTCCTCCTTTGTGGGCAAATGCTGAAAGACCGACAAACGGCGCTCTTGTATTTGGTTCAATATTCATTATTTCAGAAATGAAATGAGAAATTGAGGTTGTTTTTGTAACGTCTAATTTATCTGAAAATTTATGTCCCATTTTAAAAACTACATTTGGAATAATGCTTGATAAATTTGCATTACCGCATCTTTCACCAACTCCGTTTATTGTTCCTTGAATATGGACTGCTCCGGCTTTTATTGCCATCAATGAATTAGCAACACCGAGATCTCCATCATTGTGTGCATGAATTCCAATGGGTAAATTAAATTTATTTTTGACATCAGTTACTATATCAAATATTTCATTTGGTAAGGTTCCTCCATTTGTATCACAAAGAACCAAAACGGATGCCCCGGCTTGCTCCGCTGCTTTCAACATTTTTAATGCAAATTCAGCATCATCTTTATAACCATCAAAAAAATGTTCCGCGTCATAAATTATTTTGCGACCTTCTTTAACAAGAAATTCAACTGAATTGAAAATGAGTTCCTCATTTTGAGCATCAGTTAAACCCAAACTCTTTTCAGAATGGAATCTCCAAGTTTTCCCAAATATAGAAATATATGGTGTTTCTGCTTTAAGTAAAAGCTGCAAGTTATTATCTTGGTTTATCTTATCTGGATATCTTGCAGTTGAGCCGAATGCACAAACTTTTGCGTGTGATAATTCCAGATTTTTAACTAATCGAAAATATTCCTCATCTTTTGGGTTACTTCCAGGCCAACCACCTTCAATAATATCGACACCAAAGGTATCTAATTTTTGGGTAATTAATAATTTGTCTTGAAGTGAAAGATTAATTCCCTCACCTTGAGTTCCATCTCTAAGAGTTGTATCAAATAGTTCAATTTTCATAATTTTTCTTTTTTTATATCATGTTATTTTTTCTAGCATACTCAAAAATTCCGCCCGCTTCAACAATCGGGAGTACGCTTCCAAGTTGCTTAAGATAATAAACAGAATTAGTTGAATTATTTATTAGCTGATAATTTTCCAAATCAATTTCAATTTCATCACCAGTTGCAATTATTTCATTTAATTTTTGATTTGATTCTAATGGAACTAAAAATCCGCCGTCAACAGAATTTCTGTAAAAAATTCTAGCGTAAGATTCTGCAATTATTGCTTTTACGCCAGCTTTATTAAGTGCAAATGGAGCGTGCTCCCTTGATGATCCGCAGCCAAAATTTGAACCGCCAATAATCACATTGAATTCTGATAAATACTGTCCATCCTCTATAAATGGCTTTCCACCATTTGGCAAACCCGCTTGATTTATCGGAACTCCGGATAATGCAAATTGTCCGTATTTCTTTGATTCATCTTCATCAGTTAAACTATAAACTAAATGTTCTGCGGGAATTATTTGATCTGTATCAATATTATTTCCCAAAACAAATGCTTTACCTTTAATAATTTTTTCCATGTTAACCTAATTTTTAAATAACATTTTAATTACAGAAAATCTCTTGGATCAGTTATTATTCCATTTACTGCAGAGGCTGCAACCGTTAACGGAGAAGCTAAATAAACTGATGATTTCTTACTTCCCATTCTTCCGGGGAAATTTCTATTTGTTGTTGAAATAACAACATCCATATCAACACTTCTTCCAACTGTATCATCTGGTCCGCCAAGACAAGCTGCACAAGAACTTTGAGCAATAACGCAACCGGCATTGACAAAAATTTCTTTCAGTGAAATTCCATTATATGTTTCTATTTCCAAATCTTTTGCTATTTGAGTAGAAGCAGGTACAACGAAAGTCGGAACTTTAACTTTATTCCCAAATAAAATTTTTGATGCAAATTTGAAATCAGAAAGTTTTCCGCCCGTGCACGAGCCAATATATGCTTTTGTCAATTTTGTCCCTTCCACATTTCTTACAGTGTCTCTATTATCGGGGCTGTGAGGTTTTGCAACTAATGGCTCCATTTTATTTACATCATAATTAAATTTGCTTACGTATTTTGCATCAACATCACTATTAAAAATTTCATATTCATACACACCTTTAGATTTCACATAATCTTCTGTAATTTGATCTGCGGCA
The nucleotide sequence above comes from Ignavibacteriota bacterium. Encoded proteins:
- a CDS encoding Crp/Fnr family transcriptional regulator, encoding MKSSSDFLYYVPIFSDLPDETIEQISQVGVRKAFKKETIILMEEDESGALFIIITGKVKVTRTSNDGREVILNILSEADIFGEMALLDGLSRSATVTAIEDSELFIIQRNQFLEFLKEHPEISIALMQELSKRLRTADMQIKSLSLKDAEGKVATVIVQLANDHGRIRSGAVEIDKLPLQQDLANMAGTSRETISRTLHSFAKKGLIELEGSKLRIFQFDKFKATYL
- a CDS encoding WG repeat-containing protein codes for the protein MQPKKMYVKNKYQYIGILSNTIRFKENELWGINDLDGNEILPLQFNEVFRLSFGLKLIAAREGSFWKIYNENGEEISSEKYDSLFPFYGMFGITKIKKGNKYGLLNKRGRKIIPISYQKIERFGSGLILHNFDSSIEFVDRKSLMHIPEISSDIYLDQIKEPAKSILQNRIPKKSKSY
- a CDS encoding citramalate synthase translates to MKIELFDTTLRDGTQGEGINLSLQDKLLITQKLDTFGVDIIEGGWPGSNPKDEEYFRLVKNLELSHAKVCAFGSTARYPDKINQDNNLQLLLKAETPYISIFGKTWRFHSEKSLGLTDAQNEELIFNSVEFLVKEGRKIIYDAEHFFDGYKDDAEFALKMLKAAEQAGASVLVLCDTNGGTLPNEIFDIVTDVKNKFNLPIGIHAHNDGDLGVANSLMAIKAGAVHIQGTINGVGERCGNANLSSIIPNVVFKMGHKFSDKLDVTKTTSISHFISEIMNIEPNTRAPFVGLSAFAHKGGIHVSSVLKDSRMYEHLDPKTVGNKQRVVVSDLSGQSNIRYKAKEFGINLPEEKEFSKNFVNYLKSMEFDGYQFDGAEGTFELLLRSELKEYKPFFSVKYAKVNVLQDQNNIHYSEAVLKVEVNGEIEHTAADGNGPVNALDSALRKALMRFFPEIGQIKLIDYKVRVLGDKNGTKAKVRVLIESSDGEINWSTVGLSENIIEASLMALTDAMNYKLFKTKLIIKN
- a CDS encoding 3-isopropylmalate dehydratase, with amino-acid sequence MEKIIKGKAFVLGNNIDTDQIIPAEHLVYSLTDEDESKKYGQFALSGVPINQAGLPNGGKPFIEDGQYLSEFNVIIGGSNFGCGSSREHAPFALNKAGVKAIIAESYARIFYRNSVDGGFLVPLESNQKLNEIIATGDEIEIDLENYQLINNSTNSVYYLKQLGSVLPIVEAGGIFEYARKNNMI
- a CDS encoding adenylosuccinate lyase, with amino-acid sequence MIERYTRPEMGKIWEDEFKFSTWLKIEILACEARAEMGEIPNEDLEIIKSKANFDVKRILEIEEETKHDVIAFLTNVAEYVGPESRHIHYGMTSSDILDTTLSYQMKAAGEILLNDLEKLKIALKKKALEYKKTVCVGRSHGIHAEPTTFGLKFALWYEETKRNILRLKSAIETISVGQISGAVGTFDHLSPKVEEYVCTKMGLKPAPVSTQVIQRDRHAEFLSTLAIIGATLEKISIEIRHLQRTEVLEAEEFFSKGQKGSSAMPHKRNPIVSERITGLARLLRGNASAALENVALWHERDISHSSVERIIVPDSTIILNYMLNLMINLIDNILIYPENAIENLNKTRGLIFSQKVLLALVEKGVTREEAYKIVQTSAMKVWQEKSTNLETELNSSNEIKKYLSVDEIEKIFDTNEMVKNVDYIFNRSIEIK
- the bcp gene encoding thioredoxin-dependent thiol peroxidase; translation: MRILFSILLASLLISCSHTNEVLKVGEKAPDFSLQDSKGNEFTLSDYRNETPVIIYFYPKANTPGCTKEACGIRDNYSKFEESGIKVFGISTDSKDAIQQFIADHNLNFTLLSDESKEVSQKYGVLNESGKANRITFIIDKYGNLSNILKDINVETHADQVFELAKKLL
- the groES gene encoding co-chaperone GroES, with product MKEFKIKPLEDRVIVKPNNAVEKTKGGIILPDTAKEKPIEGTIVAAGPGRIKDDGNKILMSVKVGDKVLYGKYSGNEITIDDEQYLIMRESDIFGILS
- the groL gene encoding chaperonin GroEL (60 kDa chaperone family; promotes refolding of misfolded polypeptides especially under stressful conditions; forms two stacked rings of heptamers to form a barrel-shaped 14mer; ends can be capped by GroES; misfolded proteins enter the barrel where they are refolded when GroES binds); this translates as MAAKIVEFGTDARADLKVGVDKLANAVKVTLGPKGRNVVIDKKFGAPTITKDGVTVAKEIELENATENMGAQMVKEVASKTSDVAGDGTTTATVLAQAIFREGLKNVTAGANPMDLKRGIDIAVTKVVEYLRSISKEVGGKDEIAQVGSISANNDKAIGELISDAMDKVGKDGVITVEEAKGTETGLEIVEGMQFDRGYLSPYFVTDSETMEAILESPQILIHDKKISSMKDLLPVLEKVAQAGRPLLIISEDLEGEALATLVVNKLRGTLRVAAVKAPGFGDRRKAMLEDIAVLTGGTVISEERGYKLENATVEFLGTAKKVVIDKDNTTIVEGAGESDEIKKRVNEIKAQIENTTSDYDREKLQERLAKLSGGVAVLKIGAATEIEMKEKKARVEDALHATRAAVEEGIVAGGGVALVRAATVLDDLKGANSDQTTGIKIVQKAMEEPLKQIVNNAGLEGAVVLNKVKEGKDDYGFDASSDEYVNMISAGIIDPTKVTRTALENAASVSSLLITTEAVVYEKKTEEKAPMMPPGGMGGMDGMY